From the genome of Glycine max cultivar Williams 82 chromosome 2, Glycine_max_v4.0, whole genome shotgun sequence, one region includes:
- the LOC100796496 gene encoding scarecrow-like transcription factor PAT1 yields the protein MQASEQHRNSSMYYQPLQQIEAYCLPQYRTLNPQLYYHDGGHGTQFSTPSSSELYCTLESSSVALYNSPSTVSFSPNGSPISQQDSQSYPPDQYHSPENTYGSPMSGSCITDDLSSFNLKHKLRELESVMLGPDSDNLDSYDSAISNGNNFVPLEMDGWKQTMVAISSKNLKHILIACAKAISDDDLLMAQWLMDELRQMVSVSGDPFQRLGAYMLEGLVARLAASGSSIYKSLRCKEPESAELLSYMHILYEVCPYFKFGYMSANGAIAEAMKDEDRVHIIDFQIGQGSQWITLIQAFAARPGGPPHIRITGIDDSTSAYARGGGLHIVGRRLSKLAEHFKVPFEFHAAAISGCDVQLHNLGVRPGEALAVNFAFMLHHMPDESVSTQNHRDRLLRLVRSLSPKVVTLVEQESNTNTAAFFPRFLETLDYYTAMFESIDVTLSREHKERINVEQHCLARDLVNIIACEGVERVERHEVLGKWRSRFAMAGFTPYPLSSLVNGTIKKLLENYSDRYRLQERDGALYLGWMNRDLVASCAWK from the coding sequence ATGCAGGCATCAGAGCAACATAGAAATTCAAGTATGTACTATCAACCATTACAACAAATTGAAGCGTACTGCTTGCCGCAGTATCGGACACTAAATCCGCAGCTATACtaccatgatggaggccatggaACTCAGTTTTCAACTCCAAGTTCTTCAGAACTTTACTGCACTTTGGAGTCATCTTCTGTAGCTCTTTACAACTCCCCTTCAACTGTTAGTTTCTCACCCAATGGTAGCCCCATATCGCAGCAAGACTCTCAGTCATATCCACCTGACCAGTATCATTCCCCTGAGAATACCTATGGCTCTCCTATGAGTGGCTCCTGCATAACTGATGATTTAAGCAGCTTCAACTTGAAGCACAAGCTGAGAGAGTTGGAAAGTGTAATGCTTGGCCCTGACTCTGATAATCTTGATAGTTATGACAGTGCCATCAGCAATGGAAACAACTTTGTTCCACTAGAGATGGACGGTTGGAAACAAACAATGGTGGCAATTTCTAGCAAAAACCTAAAGCATATCCTTATTGCATGTGCCAAAGCCATTTCAGACGATGATTTGCTAATGGCACAGTGGCTGATGGATGAATTAAGACAGATGGTGTCAGTTTCTGGCGATCCGTTTCAGCGGTTGGGAGCATACATGTTGGAAGGACTTGTTGCGCGATTGGCTGCCTCTGGGAGTTCAATATACAAATCTTTAAGATGCAAAGAACCAGAAAGTGCTGAGCTTCTCTCCTACATGCACATACTGTATGAGGTTTGCCCCTACTTCAAATTTGGGTACATGTCTGCAAATGGAGCCATTGCGGAAGCAATGAAAGATGAAGACAGAGTTCACATAATTGATTTCCAAATTGGTCAAGGAAGTCAGTGGATCACTTTAATTCAGGCTTTTGCAGCTAGACCTGGAGGGCCACCCCACATCCGGATTACTGGTATTGATGATTCAACATCAGCATATGCCCGCGGTGGCGGACTACACATAGTGGGAAGGAGGTTATCAAAGCTTGCTGAGCATTTTAAggtgccatttgaatttcatgcTGCAGCTATCTCAGGTTGTGATGTTCAACTACATAACCTTGGAGTACGACCAGGGGAAGCTCTGGCTGTAAACTTTGCGTTCATGCTACATCACATGCCGGATGAAAGTGTGAGTACTCAGAATCACAGGGATAGGCTGTTGAGGTTGGTTAGGAGCCTATCACCAAAGGTGGTCACACTTGTTGAGCAAGAATCTAACACCAACACTGCTGCATTCTTTCCACGTTTCCTTGAAACTCTGGACTATTACACAGCAATGTTTGAgtcaatagatgtgactctttcCAGAGAGCATAAAGAGAGAATCAATGTTGAGCAACATTGTTTGGCAAGAGACTTGGTTAACATCATAGCTTGTGAAGGGGTCGAGAGGGTGGAACGACATGAGGTGCTCGGCAAGTGGAGGTCAAGATTTGCAATGGCCGGTTTCACTCCTTACCCTTTAAGTTCATTGGTGAATGGTACCATCAAGAAGTTGCTCGAGAACTACAGTGATAGATATAGACTTCAAGAGAGAGATGGAGCTCTTTATCTGGGTTGGATGAATAGAGATTTGGTTGCTTCTTGCGCTTGGAAATGA